From a single Sander vitreus isolate 19-12246 chromosome 2, sanVit1, whole genome shotgun sequence genomic region:
- the dusp5 gene encoding dual specificity protein phosphatase 5, whose amino-acid sequence MKISSIDCRRLRKIIRKECGSCLIVDCRPYLSFTNSNIKGSVNVNLNSVVVRRSRGGLVPLQFVIPDERSLLRLREGSISAIIALDDRTSHWQKLKMDSVAQIVINTLSQLASGAKVCFLKGGYENFHSQYPDLCTEVKTIDQGETETEKRVSSLSEKLSHRKPDYDQGKPVEILPFLYLGSAYHASRQDYLSDLHITALLNVSRRDLQPAKGHYDYKWIPVEDNNMADISSHFQEAIDFIDHVKQSGGKVLVHCEAGISRSPTICLAYIMRTQHLRLDAAFDIIKQRRAVISPNFSFMGQLLQFESEVLSMAPAHAATPEPATPCTPESASFFANDFNTTFNTKNFEPSVFTLPTSCLQSPVHHQFKLSPITALP is encoded by the exons ATGAAAATCTCCAGCATAGACTGCCGGCGTCTGAGGAAAATCATCAGGAAGGAGTGCGGGAGCTGCCTTATTGTGGATTGCAGACCTTATCTTTCATTCACGAACTCCAATATCAAAGGCTCTGTCAATGTAAATCTCAACTCAGTGGTGGTCCGGAGATCTCGAGGAGGGCTGGTTCCTCTGCAGTTTGTCATCCCGGATGAGAGATCCCTGCTTCGGCTTCGAGAGGGGAGCATATCGGCAATCATAGCTCTGGATGACCGGACGTCCCACTGGCAAAAACTGAAGATGGACAGTGTAGCACAAATAGTAATAAATACTCTTTCTCAACTAGCGAGTGGGGCAAAAGTCTGTTTCCTGAAAG GCGGATACGAAAACTTCCACTCTCAATACCCTGATCTTTGCACTGAGGTGAAAACCATCGACCAGGGCGAAACTGAAACCGAGAAACGAGTCAGCAGCCTCAGCGAGAAGCTTTCTCACCGCAAACCAGATTACGATCAG gGTAAACCTGTAGAGATCCTGCCTTTCCTCTACCTCGGTAGTGCCTACCACGCCTCCAGACAGGACTATCTCAGCGACCTTCACATCACGGCCTTGCTCAATGTGTCGCGCAGGGACCTGCAGCCGGCAAAGGGTCACTATGACTACAAGTGGATCCCAGTGGAGGACAACAACATGGCTGACATCAGCTCCCACTTCCAGGAGGCCATAGATTTTATTG ATCACGTGAAGCAATCAGGGGGAAAGGTTCTGGTCCACTGCGAAGCAGGCATCTCCCGTTCACCAACCATCTGCTTGGCCTACATCATGAGGACGCAGCACCTGCGGCTGGATGCAGCCTTTGACATCATCAAGCAGCGCCGGGCAGTCATTTCACCCAACTTCAGTTTCATGGGTCAGCTGCTGCAGTTTGAGTCAGAGGTCCTCTCCATGGCCCCAGCTCATGCCGCCACACCTGAACCTGCCACACCCTGCACCCCGGAGTCCGCCTCCTTTTTTGCCAACGACTTCAACACCACCTTCAACACCAAAAACTTTGAGCCGTCTGTGTTCACCCTCCCTACCTCTTGCCTGCAGTCCCCGGTCCACCACCAGTTCAAACTGAGCCCAATAACGGCACTGCCTTAA